One Brassica napus cultivar Da-Ae chromosome C2, Da-Ae, whole genome shotgun sequence DNA window includes the following coding sequences:
- the BNAC02G40210D gene encoding uncharacterized protein BNAC02G40210D produces the protein MADTQNTIFVFQPDQQNLAPQPLTPFSAVTPHRATASRARRLISTTTLEMILEEDTSPEEDRPSTVAEMDTLAVFPATSCFLMANKQVAFMLYGSCKCP, from the coding sequence ATGGCTGATACCCAAAATACCATTTTCGTCTTCCAACCTGACCAGCAGAATCTGGCACCTCAACCTCTGACTCCATTCTCTGCCGTGACTCCTCACCGTGCTACAGCCTCACGAGCACGCCGCCTCATCTCTACCACAACCCTCGAAATGATTCTTGAGGAAGATACCTCACCGGAAGAAGATCGTCCTAGCACTGTCGCTGAGATGGATACTCTTGCGGTATTCCCGGCGACATCTTGTTTCTTGATGGCCAATAAACAAGTCGCTTTCATGTTATACGGAAGCTGCAAGTGCCCTTGA